The proteins below are encoded in one region of Pseudochaenichthys georgianus unplaced genomic scaffold, fPseGeo1.2 scaffold_2111_arrow_ctg1, whole genome shotgun sequence:
- the LOC117441887 gene encoding neurabin-2-like has product MAGESEPAAGCCRPPRCSAAAHRGESDRANMMKTEPSGGNGPSSGGTSSMRSPSPHRNAYEAGLAALKKATDHLNNAANGATGSKPTPLPRPTGRGRSYGSNVHRIKNMFMQMQSPGDEEEGDKMIDQTVKLSLPRASSLNENVDHSALLKLGAVVSERVNRFDSKPGAEAGGFSKLQETRRIFEQRTLQEKQAATNRILLKKERASGFQDSRLDVVARFNGSTEALDRLDDPPAPLPAPPPIPAPIPDSIPAPDVLPVASASVGDAVSPTVSQLSAKFEKTEKTEKTEKTEKTDPPQNNVAQRRPGPVLPPKPKPPPARGEATGRKTKVPPPSKENQKEATEGEMSTKAAKLPELAADCLQNSSTELISGEDKEGFGQSGEKKPTCSSSSSSSPSSSSSSSEVKGELEVQPIATEARGSSTMTPPGQDPKTDEQDGSRLVQADVHASLENGEKDPPGSSSSSPEERGKDSDRRGEEEEEDEDGSRKEDYSEGDLVDISAYSGIGEEDSGGSQLDDEEDEEDEEEEEEEEDYQKESSCSEIQGLPEEEEPPPANRKIQFSVGPIKKAASLELSPVSTLSHDSKDKRPVTRATSPTGRSHDTG; this is encoded by the exons CAGGAGAAAGTGAACCAGCCGCAGGATGCTGCCGTCCCCCTCGCTGCTCAGCTGCTGCTCACCGCGGGGAATCTGATCGAGCAAACATGATGAAGACTGAACCGTCGGGGGGGAACGGGCCCTCCAGCGGCGGGACCTCCAGCATGAGGAGCCCGTCGCCGCACAGGAACGCCTACGAGGCGGGGCTGGCGGCGCTGAAGAAGGCCACGGATCACCTGAACAATGCCGCTAACGGAGCGACGGGCTCCAAACCGACGCCGCTGCCCCGGCCCACCGGCAGGGGCAGGAGCTACGGGTCCAACGTCCACCGCATCAAGAACATGTTCATGCAGATGCAGTCGCCCGGAGACGAGGAGGAGGGCGACAAAATGATTG ATCAGACGGTGAAGCTGTCCTTACCGAGGGCCTCCAGCCTGAACGAGAACGTGGACCACAGCGCTCTGCTCAAACTGGGAGCTGTGGTTTCAGAGAGGGTCAACCGCTTCGACTCTAAACCCGGCGCGGAGGCGGGGGGGTTCTCCAAACTCCAGGAGACCAGGAGGATCTTCGAGCAGCGGACTCTACAG GAGAAGCAAGCTGCCACAAACCGGATCTTGCTGAAGAAGGAGCGAGCATCGGGCTTCCAGGACAGCCGTCTGGATGTCGTGGCTCGATTTAACGGATCCACGGAGGCTTTGGACCGGCTGGACGACCCCCCAGCTCCACTTCCTGCTCCACCTCCTATTCCAGCTCCTATTCCTGATTCTATCCCTGCTCCTGACGTTCTTCCCGTTGCTTCAGCTTCAGTCGGGGATGCCGTCAGTCCGACCGTTAGTCAGCTCAGCGCCAAGTTCGAGAAGAcagagaagacagagaagacagagaagacagagaagaCCGACCCCCCGCAGAACAATGTCGCCCAACGTCGGCCGGGTCCTGTTTTACCGCCAAAACCCAAACCACCTCCAGCGAGAGGGGAGGCGACCGGGAGGAAG ACGAAGGTGCCACCTCCCAGTAAGGAGAACCAGAAGGAGGCGACAGAAGGAGAAATGAGCACCAAGGCAGCAAAACTACCAGAATTGGCGGCAGACTGTCTACAAAACAGCTCAACTGAATTGATATCCGGCGAAGACAAGGAAGGGTTTGGACAGTCAGGAGAAAAAAAGCCTActtgctcttcctcctcctcttcctccccctcctcctcctcgtcttctTCAGAGGTCAAAGGGGAGTTGGAAGTCCAGCCGATAGCGACTGAAGCTCGGGGTTCGAGTACAATGACTCCTCCGGGTCAGGATCCAAAAACTGACGAGCAGGACGGATCCAGGCTGGTTCAGGCCGACGTTCATGCCTCTTTGGAAAATGGAGAAAAAGATCCTCCtggttcctcttcctcttccccggAGGAACGAGGAAAGgactctgacaggagaggagaggaagaggaagaggatgaggaTGGTTCGAGGAAGGAGGATTACTCCGAGGGCGATTTGGTGGATATCAGTGCGTACAGTGGGATCGGAGAGGAGGACTCTGGGGGAAGTCAGCTCGACGATGAGGAGGacgaggaagatgaggaggaagaggaggaagaggaggattaTCAGAAGGAGAGCAGCTGCTCAGAGATCCAGGGACTtcctgaggaggaggagcctcCGCCGGCCAATCGGAAAATCCAGTTCAGCGTTGGGCCAATCAAG AAAGCAGCGTCTCTGGAGCTGAGTCCAGTCTCCACGCTGAGCCATGACTCAAAGGACAAGAGACCCGTGACCAGAGCCACGTCACCCACTGGGAGGTCACATGACACCGGTTGA